A window of Fibrobacter sp. UBA4297 contains these coding sequences:
- a CDS encoding phosphatidate cytidylyltransferase gives MSNLGQRLITALIAIPLVFVFLWFNDFSRIGLMCFLGAVGAWEWARMASKMYKGPDMRYLSFASSVALTMAWAFSKGGYFGLPAVPYVVGMTFVAIFAIYIGVAYAKVEIDHLFPWLVMQLGAPLYLGLWGGMNVLMMGSGKGLEHCYPFVLVMTAVWLCDTVAYFFGKFAAGKGPFGRHLFAPSISPKKTWEGSIAGSIATVAWVAYWVKCSAALSSFEMNFTWTSAIVIGLLITVAGQVGDLLMSALKRWSGTKDSGNLFVGHGGVLDRCDSFLLAAPALYIFMDFLKNIV, from the coding sequence ATGAGTAATTTGGGTCAGCGGTTGATCACTGCGTTGATCGCTATTCCGCTTGTTTTTGTTTTTCTGTGGTTCAACGACTTTAGTCGTATTGGCCTTATGTGCTTTCTGGGTGCGGTTGGCGCTTGGGAATGGGCCCGCATGGCATCCAAGATGTACAAAGGTCCTGACATGCGATACCTCTCGTTTGCATCTTCCGTGGCGTTAACGATGGCGTGGGCGTTTTCGAAGGGTGGCTACTTTGGTCTCCCGGCTGTGCCTTATGTTGTGGGCATGACATTTGTTGCCATCTTTGCCATTTATATTGGCGTTGCGTATGCGAAAGTCGAAATTGACCACTTGTTCCCGTGGCTCGTGATGCAACTTGGCGCTCCGCTTTACCTTGGACTCTGGGGCGGCATGAACGTCCTCATGATGGGAAGTGGCAAGGGCCTTGAACACTGCTACCCGTTTGTCCTCGTGATGACGGCGGTGTGGCTTTGCGATACTGTCGCTTATTTCTTTGGAAAGTTTGCTGCAGGCAAGGGCCCGTTCGGGCGTCATTTGTTTGCACCGAGCATCAGCCCCAAGAAGACTTGGGAAGGCTCGATTGCAGGTTCCATCGCAACGGTTGCGTGGGTGGCATATTGGGTCAAGTGCAGCGCTGCTCTTAGTTCGTTCGAAATGAATTTTACCTGGACCTCTGCAATTGTCATTGGGCTTCTCATTACGGTGGCAGGCCAGGTGGGCGACCTTTTGATGTCTGCGCTCAAGCGCTGGAGCGGTACGAAGGACTCTGGCAATTTGTTTGTAGGTCACGGCGGCGTGCTGGACCGTTGTGACTCGTTCCTCCTTGCGGCTCCTGCTCTCTATATCTTCATGGACTTCTTGAAGAACATCGTGTAA
- a CDS encoding PLP-dependent cysteine synthase family protein — protein sequence MSKNIHKNIFELVGKTPLVELTNYNKVNGLKADIIAKIEYFNPIGSVKDRIVLGMLNDAEKKGLAVPGKTTLVETTSGNTGIATAAIAAARGYKSIIYIQDNVSNERKQLIKAFGAKLINLSEEPVIAKALEESNGDFVLAIDALRKEVIEKHPDYFFLDQTSNSANPASHYTSTGDEIWADTEGDVDIFIAAVGTGGTLTGVGNHLKKLKPEIKVIGVQAREDQEGITGVHPFHGVDPARIPRVLDRKVYDEAITVDENDAFAKARELAKTDGIFVGVSSGAILWAATEVAKRPENAGKKIVVVLPDTGLRYLSSGIFDEK from the coding sequence ATGTCAAAGAACATTCACAAAAATATATTTGAACTGGTCGGAAAGACCCCCCTTGTAGAACTGACAAACTACAATAAAGTAAACGGCCTCAAGGCTGATATTATTGCAAAAATCGAATACTTCAATCCCATCGGAAGCGTGAAGGACCGTATCGTTCTCGGAATGCTGAACGATGCCGAAAAGAAAGGGCTCGCCGTTCCGGGCAAGACGACGCTTGTCGAAACGACATCTGGCAACACGGGCATTGCTACAGCCGCCATCGCTGCCGCACGCGGATATAAGTCCATCATTTATATTCAGGACAACGTTAGTAACGAACGCAAACAGCTCATCAAGGCTTTTGGAGCAAAACTCATCAATCTCTCCGAAGAACCGGTGATAGCCAAAGCTCTTGAAGAATCCAACGGCGACTTTGTGCTTGCAATTGATGCTTTGCGCAAGGAAGTTATCGAAAAGCATCCGGATTACTTCTTCCTCGATCAGACGAGTAATTCTGCTAACCCGGCTAGCCATTACACTTCTACCGGCGATGAAATTTGGGCGGATACGGAAGGTGATGTCGATATCTTTATTGCCGCTGTCGGTACTGGTGGAACGCTTACGGGTGTTGGAAACCATCTCAAGAAACTCAAGCCTGAAATCAAGGTGATTGGTGTGCAGGCGAGGGAAGACCAAGAGGGAATTACGGGTGTCCATCCGTTCCATGGTGTGGATCCGGCACGCATTCCGCGCGTTCTCGATCGCAAGGTTTACGATGAAGCCATCACTGTTGACGAAAACGACGCCTTCGCTAAGGCTCGTGAACTTGCCAAGACTGACGGTATCTTTGTCGGTGTCTCGAGTGGTGCTATCCTTTGGGCTGCAACCGAAGTGGCGAAGCGTCCCGAAAATGCTGGCAAGAAGATTGTCGTCGTCCTCCCGGATACAGGTCTTCGCTACCTCAGCTCAGGCATTTTTGACGAAAAGTAA
- a CDS encoding ABC transporter permease, with protein sequence MTVHLVVPDSDDHPEAENPYFAWILYFFLAVTLILGLLSLKVRKLSDYFIQSGPFWFGAGVVLTAFNVIIGKTASVPVLFFPKFDNILAMFFEDGLLILKCILYSTRLLLTGLLLGTAIGFVTGVCLGFSSKTYYWLNPYIKLLGPIPATVWIPIALTIFDTPYAASVFIVALAVWFSVALMTSSAIQAVPNTYYEVARTLGASTWFQIFRVGIPAAMPSIFLGVFYGIISAFLALMTAEMFGAKYGIGWYIIWQKAMMVYSGVYAGLIVIAVYCTLTLTLLFKLRDKILNWQKGIVKW encoded by the coding sequence TTGACTGTACATCTTGTTGTTCCTGACAGCGATGATCACCCCGAAGCGGAAAATCCATATTTCGCATGGATTCTGTATTTTTTCCTTGCGGTAACATTAATTCTTGGACTCCTGTCCCTCAAAGTACGTAAGCTGAGTGATTACTTTATTCAATCTGGCCCGTTTTGGTTTGGAGCAGGGGTTGTCCTTACCGCTTTTAATGTAATCATAGGCAAGACGGCTAGTGTGCCTGTGCTGTTCTTCCCGAAGTTCGATAACATCCTCGCGATGTTCTTTGAAGACGGACTTCTGATTCTCAAGTGCATCCTTTATTCGACAAGGCTCTTGCTGACAGGACTCCTGCTCGGAACGGCAATTGGCTTTGTTACGGGCGTGTGCCTTGGCTTCAGTTCAAAGACATACTACTGGCTGAACCCTTATATCAAACTTTTGGGACCGATTCCTGCGACGGTCTGGATTCCGATTGCGCTTACGATTTTTGATACACCTTATGCGGCGAGCGTCTTTATCGTGGCTCTTGCGGTGTGGTTCTCGGTGGCGCTCATGACAAGCTCTGCGATACAGGCGGTTCCGAACACGTATTACGAAGTGGCTCGCACGTTAGGTGCAAGCACATGGTTCCAAATTTTCCGTGTGGGTATCCCTGCGGCGATGCCGTCCATTTTCCTTGGCGTGTTCTATGGCATCATTTCGGCGTTTCTCGCTCTTATGACGGCTGAAATGTTTGGTGCTAAGTACGGTATCGGCTGGTACATTATCTGGCAGAAGGCGATGATGGTTTATAGCGGTGTCTATGCTGGGCTTATCGTCATTGCGGTTTACTGTACGCTCACGCTGACGCTTCTCTTTAAGCTCCGCGACAAAATTCTCAACTGGCAGAAGGGTATTGTAAAATGGTAG
- a CDS encoding isoprenyl transferase, translating to MANQLRHVAIIMDGNGRWARSRGLERFLGHRKGTESTIDAVEVGVNLKLEHMTLYVFSSENWGRPSKEVDYLMNLLIEMVVKEIPDLMEKNVKLTVIGNMNRIPEKPRASLQTAIDKTANNTGMQLNLAISYGGRQEIVEATKNIAAEVAAGKLSLDEINDEVFAKHLYLKGAPDPDLIIRTGGEFRLSNYLLWQAAYSEFYVTNTLWPDFTKEEFMKAVEFFNTRERRFGKVLHE from the coding sequence GTGGCAAATCAACTTAGACATGTCGCTATCATCATGGACGGCAATGGGCGCTGGGCCCGTAGTCGTGGTCTTGAACGTTTCCTCGGTCACCGCAAGGGGACTGAATCGACGATCGATGCGGTCGAGGTTGGGGTAAATCTCAAGCTCGAACACATGACATTGTACGTTTTCAGCTCCGAGAACTGGGGCCGCCCAAGCAAGGAAGTGGATTACCTGATGAACCTCCTCATCGAAATGGTGGTGAAGGAAATCCCGGACCTCATGGAAAAGAACGTTAAGCTTACGGTTATCGGCAATATGAACCGCATTCCCGAAAAGCCGCGTGCAAGTCTCCAGACTGCAATCGACAAGACGGCGAACAACACGGGTATGCAGCTGAACCTTGCCATCTCCTATGGCGGTCGTCAGGAAATTGTCGAAGCGACCAAGAACATCGCTGCCGAAGTTGCCGCGGGCAAGCTCAGTCTCGATGAGATTAACGACGAAGTCTTTGCAAAACATTTGTACCTGAAGGGCGCACCTGACCCGGACTTGATTATCCGCACGGGTGGCGAATTCAGGCTTTCCAACTATCTCCTTTGGCAGGCCGCCTACAGCGAGTTCTACGTGACGAACACGCTTTGGCCGGACTTTACCAAGGAAGAGTTCATGAAGGCGGTGGAGTTCTTTAATACTCGCGAACGCCGCTTTGGGAAGGTTCTACATGAGTAA
- a CDS encoding histidine phosphatase family protein, with amino-acid sequence MNYPLFVVIAYTAMLSACDNATSTTAPESTVSSSSTTTTIEEPSSSAIQQSSSSSGQKQFSSSSRSSHRRSSSSAVQTSSSAISSSQETPVSSSSDVAKSSSSSQTSLPAKEISLDENGFATVADVYKSLTADEKAVFIIRHSEREDNVAIETELTANGVKMAQNLGTTLKSDEEFSYITSGFVRTNETANNISKGRGEASLPKLITNYDITGNWFLKISADELSAYGTKLGMQGGSVELMAHWAYEGGYTDALYELTPRAEEFIQKVILKNLPKWKRVSIMVSHDIFVMPLAVFGSKGKVALKYHEDYHWINYIAGLAIIIGADNSLRYVPVKGADSGVIDYLAIYMEEHGMGGKKPSTPKR; translated from the coding sequence ATGAATTATCCCTTATTCGTCGTAATCGCATACACGGCGATGCTTTCAGCCTGTGACAATGCCACATCCACAACAGCTCCTGAAAGCACCGTTTCATCCTCTTCCACAACTACAACAATTGAGGAGCCATCAAGTTCAGCCATTCAACAAAGCTCATCGTCAAGCGGGCAAAAACAATTTTCCAGTTCATCACGAAGCAGTCATCGGCGGTCTTCGTCTTCTGCAGTTCAAACAAGTTCATCCGCAATTTCATCATCGCAAGAGACGCCAGTTTCTTCGTCTTCAGATGTAGCAAAATCTTCCAGTTCCTCGCAAACATCGCTACCAGCAAAAGAGATTTCGCTTGACGAGAACGGTTTTGCAACTGTCGCCGACGTCTACAAGAGTCTTACCGCAGACGAAAAAGCAGTCTTCATCATTCGACATTCCGAGCGCGAAGACAATGTCGCCATAGAAACGGAACTCACCGCTAACGGCGTAAAAATGGCCCAAAATTTAGGTACCACGCTCAAGAGCGACGAAGAATTTAGTTACATCACTTCGGGATTCGTGCGCACCAACGAGACTGCAAACAACATTTCAAAAGGCCGTGGAGAAGCAAGCCTTCCAAAGCTCATCACGAACTACGATATTACCGGGAACTGGTTTCTGAAAATCTCCGCCGACGAACTTTCCGCATACGGGACAAAGCTTGGCATGCAAGGCGGTTCTGTTGAACTCATGGCCCACTGGGCTTACGAAGGCGGCTACACAGACGCGCTTTACGAACTCACCCCACGCGCCGAAGAATTCATACAGAAAGTCATCCTCAAGAATTTACCCAAGTGGAAACGCGTAAGCATCATGGTCTCGCACGACATTTTCGTCATGCCGCTCGCCGTGTTCGGCTCCAAAGGCAAAGTCGCCTTGAAGTACCATGAAGATTACCACTGGATTAATTACATCGCCGGGCTTGCCATCATCATCGGGGCAGACAACAGCTTGCGCTATGTTCCGGTCAAAGGCGCAGATTCCGGTGTTATTGACTATCTCGCCATTTACATGGAGGAGCACGGCATGGGAGGCAAGAAGCCGTCAACCCCCAAAAGATAA
- a CDS encoding Na+/H+ antiporter NhaC family protein, protein MQNENSQEKIKGNPIALLPIAVFLVLYLGLGITFEYVLKIPMGFYNIPIVAAFLVAIFVACVQNRKLNFDHKMNVMAGALGDRNIFLMILIFLCAGIFAGILGRSSASAAAYLLLDFIPAQFAVVVLFVVAAFVSTAMGTSVGTIAVVSPIAVEVAQMAGFGVPFCVATVIGGAMFGDNLSFISDTTIAATSTQGCKMKDKFRVNFLVAAPAALLAIIIITAISFVTKANTVAENSYNLVQLIPYILVLALALTGINVFAVLLIGIVAASIIMVGSGTLNMIGLLQNIGNGISGMYETILVAVLVSALCGLIRIHGGFAALLDFIHKVFKGHRSGQVGVGLLVSALDIATANNTVAIVMAGPIAKQMGDEYRISPKKTASLLDIFSCVVQGILPYGAQMLVALAAISTAIPGANISAFDLIPYMFYPFLLLVSVLIFIAISPRKNKH, encoded by the coding sequence ATGCAAAACGAAAACTCTCAAGAAAAGATCAAGGGCAACCCGATTGCCCTTTTGCCTATCGCCGTTTTCCTGGTACTTTATCTGGGTCTCGGCATCACGTTTGAATATGTTCTCAAGATCCCGATGGGATTTTACAACATCCCGATTGTCGCGGCATTCTTGGTGGCGATTTTCGTAGCTTGCGTACAGAACCGCAAGCTGAATTTTGACCACAAGATGAACGTGATGGCAGGCGCACTTGGCGACCGCAACATTTTCTTGATGATCCTGATTTTCCTTTGCGCGGGTATTTTTGCGGGGATTCTCGGGCGTTCAAGCGCTTCGGCGGCAGCATACTTGCTCTTGGATTTCATTCCGGCGCAGTTTGCGGTGGTGGTGCTGTTCGTTGTCGCGGCGTTTGTCTCTACGGCGATGGGTACGTCCGTTGGCACAATTGCAGTGGTCTCTCCGATTGCAGTCGAGGTTGCACAGATGGCAGGCTTTGGTGTTCCGTTTTGCGTGGCGACGGTGATTGGCGGCGCGATGTTTGGCGACAACTTGAGTTTTATTTCGGATACGACGATTGCAGCTACATCTACGCAGGGCTGCAAGATGAAGGATAAGTTCCGCGTAAACTTCCTGGTGGCAGCTCCGGCGGCACTTCTCGCGATTATCATCATCACGGCAATTTCTTTTGTGACCAAAGCAAATACGGTTGCAGAAAATTCCTACAATCTCGTACAACTTATTCCATACATTCTCGTGCTTGCGCTCGCGCTCACGGGCATCAACGTTTTTGCAGTGTTGCTCATCGGCATTGTTGCGGCATCCATCATTATGGTGGGTTCCGGCACGCTTAATATGATTGGCCTTTTGCAGAACATCGGAAATGGCATTTCGGGAATGTACGAGACGATTCTCGTGGCGGTTTTGGTGAGCGCCTTGTGCGGGCTCATCCGCATTCACGGCGGTTTTGCGGCTCTGTTAGACTTTATCCATAAAGTATTCAAGGGACACCGCAGCGGTCAAGTGGGCGTTGGCCTCTTGGTGAGCGCACTCGACATTGCTACAGCAAACAACACAGTCGCCATCGTGATGGCAGGTCCGATTGCAAAGCAGATGGGCGATGAATACAGAATCTCGCCAAAAAAGACAGCTTCACTCTTGGATATTTTCAGTTGCGTGGTGCAAGGAATTTTGCCTTACGGCGCACAGATGCTCGTAGCGCTTGCAGCCATTTCGACAGCAATCCCGGGCGCAAACATCAGCGCGTTTGACCTCATTCCCTACATGTTCTATCCATTCCTGTTACTTGTCAGCGTACTCATATTCATTGCAATTTCTCCACGCAAAAACAAGCACTAG
- a CDS encoding formylglycine-generating enzyme family protein, with amino-acid sequence MRILSSGVYAACCCAVGMFIGCSDSSDNGVSGENSNLSSVTDDFGISSSSSFTGNAGGSSPSGDLISSGAESSAGNSATSSRMQGSSSGSVKSSSSGHSHRSSSSGIEQGNSSSAHANSSSSESSFVYTSPANFADTVNGVAFNMVYVAGGTYTRGCDNCAEPDKIYETPSHKVTVDEYHIAPTEVTIAQWNAVMGGKKNAWESDKAPKIGVSWFDANNYACKLGQKTGRQYRLLTDAEWEFAARGGKDGIADKFKFSGSNNVDDVAWYSENSGGKSHDVATKKPNKLGLYDMSGNSWEWVYDWLVAYTDADKVNPVQLTGSGNKTRRGGSYGEPADFARVSRRAIRSRDGAADMGFRLGMSTELPPGMVSPCEAANPSAATCQGDKNRDCRLITTADEAWISDDYTVVIGENGVAAVSGFPNVSGQWYTLNNRSFNVVTKSGTKTYAYYVFSEDELTMISDDGIPYRLYRRAASEAKNKVSLPTVSNPKTLAQLIAAVEPERIVTDEQLAHPDTSVRDPRIAAASGYTWFFDGRCCGGNHKYRFHLDKSGDAEFVVMDYDDTHHENILAKGRWFTVGNIGLHIVLNGKYFNYLYTAGERTMSYSEYMPAGPIFCHISFQSYERGDFRIFNKTLFDDKIKRPRGFNGENPVYEAGDYQWGS; translated from the coding sequence ATGCGCATACTTTCCTCGGGTGTATATGCTGCGTGTTGTTGCGCAGTGGGGATGTTCATAGGGTGCTCGGATTCTTCGGACAACGGAGTCTCCGGAGAAAACAGTAATCTTTCTTCCGTTACAGATGATTTTGGAATTTCGTCCAGTTCCAGTTTTACAGGGAACGCAGGCGGTTCTTCGCCATCCGGGGATTTGATTTCTTCAGGAGCGGAGTCTTCAGCGGGGAATTCGGCAACGTCTTCCAGAATGCAAGGGAGTTCCTCGGGCTCAGTCAAAAGCTCTTCAAGCGGGCATTCGCACAGAAGTTCTTCTTCGGGAATCGAGCAAGGGAACTCCTCTAGTGCACATGCAAATTCCAGTTCTAGCGAGAGTTCCTTTGTTTATACTTCACCCGCAAATTTTGCAGACACGGTAAACGGAGTTGCCTTCAACATGGTCTATGTAGCTGGCGGCACTTACACGCGCGGATGCGACAACTGTGCCGAGCCTGATAAAATTTACGAAACACCTTCGCATAAAGTAACAGTTGACGAATACCATATCGCACCGACCGAAGTAACGATAGCCCAATGGAACGCCGTCATGGGCGGGAAAAAGAATGCATGGGAATCGGACAAAGCTCCCAAAATCGGCGTAAGCTGGTTTGACGCCAACAATTACGCCTGCAAGCTTGGGCAAAAAACAGGGAGACAGTACCGACTGTTGACCGATGCCGAATGGGAATTTGCGGCCCGCGGTGGCAAAGACGGAATTGCAGACAAGTTTAAATTTTCAGGTAGTAACAACGTCGATGATGTAGCATGGTATTCCGAAAACAGCGGCGGAAAATCACACGATGTTGCCACTAAGAAACCAAACAAGCTTGGACTTTACGACATGAGCGGCAACTCATGGGAATGGGTCTACGACTGGCTCGTAGCCTACACGGACGCAGACAAGGTAAATCCGGTACAGCTCACAGGAAGTGGCAACAAGACGCGAAGAGGCGGGAGTTACGGCGAGCCCGCGGATTTTGCGCGAGTGAGCCGTCGCGCCATCCGCAGCCGCGATGGCGCCGCAGACATGGGCTTTAGACTAGGCATGTCTACGGAACTCCCGCCGGGAATGGTAAGCCCCTGCGAAGCGGCAAATCCGTCTGCAGCCACCTGCCAAGGCGACAAGAATCGCGACTGCCGCTTGATTACCACCGCAGACGAAGCCTGGATCAGCGACGACTACACTGTCGTTATCGGAGAAAATGGTGTTGCGGCAGTTTCAGGCTTCCCGAATGTTTCAGGGCAGTGGTACACGCTCAACAACCGCAGTTTTAACGTTGTCACCAAGAGCGGCACAAAGACTTACGCTTACTACGTGTTCAGCGAAGATGAACTCACAATGATTAGCGATGACGGCATTCCATACCGTCTGTACAGGCGAGCCGCAAGCGAAGCCAAGAATAAAGTAAGTCTCCCGACCGTAAGCAATCCCAAGACTTTAGCACAGCTTATCGCCGCTGTAGAACCCGAACGCATCGTCACAGACGAGCAACTCGCCCACCCCGACACAAGCGTTCGCGACCCGCGCATTGCAGCCGCAAGCGGTTACACGTGGTTTTTCGACGGGCGTTGCTGTGGCGGAAACCATAAGTACCGTTTTCACTTAGACAAGAGCGGCGATGCAGAATTTGTCGTCATGGACTACGACGACACCCACCACGAAAACATTCTCGCGAAAGGGCGCTGGTTCACGGTCGGCAACATCGGGCTACACATCGTTTTGAACGGCAAGTATTTCAACTACCTTTACACGGCCGGTGAACGCACCATGAGTTATAGCGAGTACATGCCGGCGGGTCCCATTTTCTGTCACATTTCATTCCAGAGCTATGAACGCGGCGACTTCCGCATTTTCAATAAGACTTTATTCGATGATAAAATCAAGCGCCCACGCGGCTTCAACGGAGAAAATCCAGTCTATGAAGCCGGCGATTACCAGTGGGGGTCGTAA
- the frr gene encoding ribosome recycling factor, with translation MSEYSEKMDKAIEATEREFSKIRAGQASPAILNGVRIDYYGTPTPISQVAKISVPEPRMLLVTPWEKQLVDTIDKAILAANIGLTPMKDGNCIRVTLPILTTERRKELAKIARKHAEDGRVAIRNIRRDANDALKKNKEISEDEVKKQQDEIQKATDKAIAQIDALLAEKEADILKV, from the coding sequence ATGTCTGAATATTCTGAAAAGATGGACAAGGCCATTGAGGCCACCGAACGTGAATTTTCCAAGATCCGCGCTGGCCAGGCTAGCCCGGCAATCCTCAACGGCGTGCGCATCGACTACTACGGTACTCCGACCCCGATTTCCCAGGTCGCGAAGATTTCCGTGCCCGAACCGCGTATGTTGCTCGTAACTCCGTGGGAAAAGCAGCTCGTCGACACTATCGACAAGGCAATTCTTGCGGCAAACATCGGCCTTACCCCGATGAAGGATGGCAACTGCATCCGCGTGACGCTCCCGATTCTTACGACCGAACGACGCAAGGAACTTGCAAAGATCGCCCGCAAGCACGCTGAAGACGGCCGCGTGGCAATCCGCAATATCCGCCGCGACGCAAATGACGCCCTCAAGAAGAACAAGGAAATTTCCGAAGACGAAGTCAAGAAGCAGCAGGACGAAATCCAGAAGGCTACTGACAAGGCTATCGCACAGATTGACGCTCTCCTTGCCGAAAAGGAAGCAGACATCCTCAAGGTGTAG
- the dxr gene encoding 1-deoxy-D-xylulose-5-phosphate reductoisomerase, producing the protein MKNVVLLGATGSIGTSSVDVIQQHSDLFHLYAVAANSSVNKVAELVRKYNVERVCMFNEVAAKELEIVLGRKVLVGMEGLCELAADPKADIIINALMGAVGCLPTITAIEHGKHVALANKETMVMAGPVIWDKLAENPKSFITPIDSEHSAIFQCLEGGKRESEVEFLEITASGGPFREWPIEKFENITVADALNHPVWSMGKKITIDSASMMNKGLEVLEAHFLFHIPYDQIKVVVHPQSMVHSLVQFRDGSLMAQLGAPDMRIPIQVALTWPDRLKLETKRLDLPTLAKLTFFEPDFNKFRCLALAFEAGRRGGIVPSMMNAANEVLVDRFLKGNLKFTDIPKYVEMVMEKAPNVTGHLSLEQVLEADKEARLMTEAFLK; encoded by the coding sequence ATGAAAAATGTAGTTCTCTTGGGTGCCACCGGTTCTATCGGAACCTCTAGCGTTGATGTCATTCAACAGCATTCCGATTTGTTTCACCTTTATGCCGTGGCTGCAAATAGCAGCGTGAACAAGGTGGCCGAACTCGTTCGCAAGTACAATGTCGAACGTGTTTGCATGTTCAACGAAGTCGCCGCAAAAGAACTCGAAATCGTGCTTGGCCGAAAGGTCCTTGTCGGCATGGAAGGCCTCTGTGAACTCGCTGCCGACCCGAAGGCAGACATCATCATCAACGCCCTGATGGGTGCTGTGGGCTGCCTCCCGACGATTACGGCAATTGAACATGGCAAGCATGTGGCTCTTGCGAACAAGGAAACGATGGTAATGGCAGGCCCGGTCATTTGGGACAAGCTTGCTGAAAACCCGAAGTCGTTCATCACGCCGATTGACTCCGAACACAGCGCTATTTTCCAGTGCCTCGAAGGTGGCAAGCGCGAATCCGAAGTGGAATTCCTCGAAATCACGGCATCGGGTGGTCCGTTCCGTGAATGGCCGATTGAAAAGTTCGAAAACATCACCGTCGCTGATGCCTTGAATCACCCGGTGTGGAGCATGGGCAAGAAGATTACGATTGACTCTGCTTCCATGATGAACAAGGGCCTCGAAGTGCTCGAAGCTCATTTCTTGTTCCACATCCCGTACGACCAGATTAAGGTCGTTGTTCACCCGCAGTCCATGGTGCATTCGCTCGTGCAGTTCCGCGACGGTTCTCTGATGGCGCAGCTTGGCGCTCCCGACATGCGCATCCCTATTCAGGTGGCACTCACGTGGCCTGACCGCCTCAAGCTCGAAACCAAGCGCCTTGACTTGCCGACGCTTGCAAAGCTCACGTTCTTCGAACCGGACTTCAACAAGTTCCGTTGCCTCGCTCTTGCATTTGAAGCTGGCCGCCGTGGCGGTATCGTGCCGTCGATGATGAACGCCGCAAACGAAGTCCTCGTGGACCGTTTCCTCAAGGGTAACCTCAAGTTCACCGACATCCCGAAGTACGTGGAGATGGTGATGGAAAAGGCCCCGAATGTCACCGGTCACCTTTCCTTGGAACAAGTGCTCGAAGCCGACAAGGAAGCTCGCCTCATGACGGAAGCATTCCTCAAGTAA
- a CDS encoding ABC transporter ATP-binding protein translates to MVAENTEKKAPAKGAIRIENLVKTFISNKGESVTALNGVNLEISGGSFVSLIGPSGCGKTTLLRQIAGLASPTSGAVYVDGKKVTKPGSDRGFAFQQATLFPWLTIRDNISLGLRARHIYKERAKDVDEFIEVVGLKGFEKSYPHELSGGMNQRASLARALVGHPEILLLDEPLGALDAFTRMAMQDEILSLWRKYNTTMVMVTHDVDEALYLSDYIVVMKARPSKVERVIKVDLGYPRVRTQDVFVNYRKQILEILDFAGQVQEPEYYL, encoded by the coding sequence ATGGTAGCAGAAAATACAGAAAAGAAAGCCCCTGCAAAGGGAGCGATTAGAATTGAAAACCTTGTAAAGACGTTTATTTCGAATAAAGGTGAATCGGTCACGGCGTTAAACGGCGTAAACCTGGAAATTTCAGGTGGGAGCTTTGTGAGCTTGATTGGGCCATCGGGTTGCGGCAAGACTACTTTGTTGCGACAGATTGCTGGACTAGCCTCTCCGACTTCCGGAGCGGTGTATGTTGATGGCAAGAAAGTGACAAAGCCTGGTAGCGATCGAGGCTTTGCGTTCCAGCAGGCGACATTGTTCCCTTGGCTTACCATTCGAGACAACATTTCACTTGGGCTCCGTGCGCGCCATATTTACAAGGAACGAGCAAAAGATGTTGACGAGTTTATCGAAGTCGTTGGGCTGAAGGGTTTTGAAAAATCTTACCCTCATGAACTTTCGGGCGGTATGAATCAGCGTGCAAGCCTTGCTCGTGCGCTTGTCGGTCACCCGGAAATCTTGCTGCTCGATGAACCGCTAGGTGCGTTGGACGCGTTTACACGCATGGCGATGCAAGATGAAATTTTGAGTCTCTGGCGCAAGTATAACACCACCATGGTAATGGTTACGCATGATGTTGACGAGGCCCTTTATTTGAGCGATTACATCGTTGTTATGAAGGCTCGCCCTTCCAAAGTGGAGCGCGTTATTAAGGTGGATTTGGGATACCCTCGCGTCCGCACTCAAGATGTGTTCGTGAATTATCGCAAACAGATTTTGGAGATTCTCGACTTTGCGGGCCAGGTCCAGGAACCTGAGTATTACTTATAA